A genomic window from Brevibacillus agri includes:
- a CDS encoding YqhR family membrane protein codes for MVAGKAARRHKELWGKPKERGKEGRKPAAGAKIVELAFWGTIGWGIIRLLAHFLNLTPYGLGAFARPLLTGFEEDSLTGVALGAIVLFVETVLASFLFSLLFGQMRAWWTGLLYGAILLAIAGFFFRIGNWEVGTLSTEGAWYLSYGLFIGMTLVLEHSDEEQ; via the coding sequence ATGGTAGCAGGCAAAGCTGCACGAAGGCACAAGGAGCTGTGGGGCAAGCCAAAAGAGCGCGGCAAAGAGGGGCGCAAGCCGGCGGCGGGCGCGAAAATTGTGGAGCTTGCTTTTTGGGGAACGATTGGATGGGGAATCATTCGTCTGCTCGCGCACTTCCTGAATTTGACGCCGTACGGGCTCGGCGCGTTTGCCCGGCCGCTGCTCACCGGGTTCGAGGAGGACAGCCTGACAGGTGTAGCGCTCGGGGCGATTGTGCTGTTTGTGGAAACGGTTCTGGCAAGCTTCCTGTTTTCCTTATTGTTCGGGCAAATGCGCGCCTGGTGGACCGGACTTCTCTACGGCGCGATCTTGCTTGCGATTGCAGGATTCTTCTTTCGCATAGGGAATTGGGAAGTAGGAACCTTGAGCACGGAAGGTGCCTGGTATTTGTCTTACGGGTTGTTCATCGGCATGACACTCGTCCTGGAGCATTCGGACGAGGAGCAGTGA
- a CDS encoding YqhV family protein, which translates to MWEKAIMGMAALRVLSGSIEILAALLILKVNQVEKALLINSGLAIVGPVILITTTTIGLLGMSDRVSFAKIAWILLGISCILIGVRK; encoded by the coding sequence ATGTGGGAAAAAGCGATTATGGGCATGGCCGCCCTGCGGGTTTTGTCAGGCAGCATCGAAATTTTGGCCGCCCTGCTCATTTTGAAGGTCAATCAGGTCGAAAAGGCGCTGCTCATCAATTCCGGGCTGGCGATTGTCGGACCTGTCATTTTGATTACGACGACGACGATCGGCCTGCTCGGCATGTCGGATCGGGTCAGCTTTGCCAAAATCGCCTGGATTTTGCTCGGCATCTCCTGCATCCTGATCGGGGTGCGCAAGTAG
- the spoIIIAB gene encoding stage III sporulation protein SpoIIIAB gives MVKLIGAVLILFSASMVGWQIGRYYAYRPVQLRALLVALQMLETEIVYGMTPLHRAFVKVGRRVSEEVGKVFLHAAELLVSEKAQSAEDSLQQAMGKHWAQTALRRQEREVLASLGQVLGSSDREDQQKHLRLAVTHLRGLEEEARAEQAKYERMYKSLGFLGGLLVVILMF, from the coding sequence ATGGTCAAGCTGATTGGTGCGGTGCTCATCCTGTTCTCCGCTTCCATGGTCGGCTGGCAGATCGGCAGGTACTACGCCTATCGCCCGGTTCAGCTACGGGCGCTCCTGGTCGCCTTGCAAATGCTGGAGACGGAAATCGTGTACGGCATGACGCCGCTGCACCGCGCTTTTGTCAAAGTGGGTCGCCGCGTCTCCGAGGAAGTGGGCAAAGTGTTTCTGCACGCCGCAGAGCTTTTGGTCAGCGAAAAGGCGCAATCGGCCGAAGATTCCTTGCAGCAGGCGATGGGAAAGCATTGGGCGCAAACGGCCCTGCGCCGGCAGGAGCGGGAGGTGCTCGCGAGTCTCGGACAGGTTCTCGGGTCATCCGACAGGGAAGACCAGCAAAAGCATCTGCGCCTTGCGGTGACCCACCTGCGAGGACTTGAGGAAGAAGCGCGGGCGGAGCAGGCAAAATACGAACGCATGTACAAAAGTCTTGGCTTCCTCGGCGGGCTCTTGGTCGTCATCCTGATGTTCTAA
- the efp gene encoding elongation factor P: MISVNDFRTGLTIEVDGNIYTVLEFQHVKPGKGAAFVRSKLRNLRNGNTTEMTFRGGEKVNPARIETSTMQYLYASGDEYTFMNTETYEQLTFTRSQIERELRFLKENMNVQIMQYNGETIGIQLPNTVELVVTECEPGVKGDTASNVTKKATLETGFVVNVPLFVEEGERLIIDTRTEAYVSRA, encoded by the coding sequence ATGATCTCTGTAAACGATTTTCGGACCGGTTTGACGATCGAAGTGGACGGCAACATCTACACCGTGCTTGAATTCCAACACGTAAAACCAGGAAAAGGCGCGGCGTTCGTACGCTCCAAACTGCGCAACCTGCGCAACGGCAACACCACAGAAATGACTTTCCGCGGCGGTGAAAAAGTAAACCCTGCCCGCATCGAAACCAGCACCATGCAATACTTGTATGCGAGCGGTGACGAGTACACGTTCATGAACACCGAAACCTATGAGCAACTGACGTTCACTCGTAGCCAGATCGAGCGCGAGCTGCGTTTCCTCAAGGAAAACATGAATGTGCAAATCATGCAGTACAACGGCGAAACCATCGGTATCCAGTTGCCAAACACAGTCGAACTGGTTGTAACGGAATGTGAGCCAGGCGTTAAAGGCGATACCGCTTCCAACGTGACCAAAAAAGCAACGCTGGAAACTGGCTTTGTCGTCAACGTTCCCCTCTTCGTAGAAGAAGGCGAGCGTCTGATTATCGACACGCGTACAGAGGCATACGTTTCTCGCGCGTAA
- a CDS encoding DUF1385 domain-containing protein — protein MAQQKVPSYGGQAVIEGVMFGGKTMTVTAVRKKNHEIEYFEAPRTEYKWITPLKKIPFIRGLVGLIEASANGAKHLNFASERYNMESGEEVSEGPSKLTMILGVALVGVLSFLFGKFVFTLVPVFLADFLLGRWVPDGVPQTLAEGGFKILLLLGYITAIAQAPLIKRLFQYHGAEHKVINAFEAGVELTVANVQKFSTLHYRCGSSFLIFTVFVGVVIYSLFSYDSLTERVVQRIVLLPLVIGVSYEVLQWTNKLRDTPVLRYLGYPGLWLQKITTREPDDSQVEVAIASFQKMRELDLQQVQGKMATTG, from the coding sequence TTGGCTCAGCAAAAAGTACCCAGCTACGGCGGTCAGGCCGTCATCGAAGGTGTGATGTTCGGCGGCAAAACGATGACCGTAACGGCTGTTCGCAAAAAAAATCATGAGATTGAGTATTTTGAAGCCCCGCGCACGGAATATAAATGGATTACTCCGCTGAAAAAAATTCCGTTCATTCGCGGCCTGGTCGGCCTGATCGAAGCCAGCGCCAACGGGGCCAAACATCTGAACTTCGCCTCTGAACGCTACAACATGGAATCCGGAGAAGAAGTGAGCGAGGGCCCTTCGAAACTGACGATGATTCTGGGGGTCGCCCTTGTCGGTGTGCTCTCCTTCCTGTTCGGTAAATTCGTCTTTACACTCGTTCCCGTTTTTCTCGCCGATTTTCTTTTGGGCAGATGGGTGCCGGATGGAGTTCCGCAAACGTTGGCAGAAGGCGGCTTCAAAATTTTGCTGCTGCTCGGCTACATCACAGCTATTGCGCAAGCCCCGCTCATCAAGCGGCTCTTTCAATATCACGGAGCGGAGCATAAAGTGATTAACGCCTTCGAAGCCGGGGTAGAATTAACAGTAGCGAATGTGCAAAAATTTTCCACCTTGCATTACCGTTGCGGTAGCAGTTTTCTCATTTTCACCGTGTTCGTCGGTGTCGTGATCTACTCGCTGTTCAGCTACGACTCCCTGACTGAGCGGGTCGTGCAGCGCATCGTCCTCTTGCCGCTCGTCATCGGGGTTTCCTACGAGGTCCTGCAGTGGACAAACAAGCTCCGCGACACGCCTGTTTTGCGCTACCTTGGCTATCCGGGGCTGTGGCTGCAAAAAATTACGACACGTGAACCGGATGACAGTCAGGTCGAAGTAGCCATCGCTTCTTTCCAGAAGATGCGGGAGCTGGATCTTCAGCAGGTTCAGGGGAAAATGGCTACGACCGGATAA
- a CDS encoding 2-phosphosulfolactate phosphatase: MRIEVVPTVEEIRFDQISNHVVIVIDVLRASSTIVTALGNSFVCVIPVETIGQANSLRAADCLLAGERHCRKIPDFDCNNSPTEISATKKPGKRLVLTTTNGTRAIQKAERASALLIGCFLNATACINHALTYHLDITLYCAGTRSEFALEDGLAAGLMIVQAQKALANIQTCDLGEALKASYLYYADKLSEQLLQTTTGKRLVSHHFAEDLRFCSQVDQFQLVPYVKDKRILPHLVS, from the coding sequence GTGCGAATAGAAGTAGTGCCGACAGTCGAGGAAATTCGCTTTGACCAGATCAGCAACCACGTCGTCATCGTCATCGACGTCCTGCGCGCTTCCAGCACGATCGTCACCGCGCTCGGAAACAGCTTTGTGTGCGTCATTCCCGTCGAGACGATCGGGCAGGCAAACTCGTTGCGCGCTGCCGACTGCCTGTTGGCTGGCGAGCGGCACTGCCGCAAAATTCCGGATTTTGACTGCAACAACTCGCCGACGGAAATCTCTGCGACCAAAAAGCCAGGCAAGCGCCTCGTGCTCACGACGACGAACGGAACGCGCGCGATCCAAAAGGCGGAGCGAGCCTCTGCGCTGCTGATCGGCTGCTTTTTAAACGCGACGGCCTGCATCAATCACGCGCTCACCTATCATCTCGATATTACGCTGTACTGCGCGGGCACGCGCTCCGAGTTCGCGCTCGAGGATGGGCTTGCCGCCGGGCTGATGATCGTGCAGGCGCAAAAAGCGTTGGCCAACATCCAGACTTGCGATCTGGGGGAAGCCTTGAAAGCGAGCTACCTGTATTACGCGGACAAATTGAGCGAGCAGTTGCTGCAAACGACGACGGGAAAGCGGCTCGTCTCGCATCATTTTGCCGAGGATTTGCGCTTCTGCTCCCAGGTCGACCAGTTCCAGCTCGTTCCCTACGTCAAGGACAAACGCATACTCCCCCACCTTGTCTCATAG
- a CDS encoding phosphosulfolactate synthase, protein MVDCEHPFLPPSWANPSGRMREKPRQKGLTMVIDKGLGLTAYFDLLDLASPYMDIYKLGFGTTALYPPKVLRQKLDAAKAHGLHIMPGGTFFEVAIRHSTIKEYMQQIRSLGFSAVEISDGTFPLPFEKRKEAIALGVDAGLVVYTEVGKKAAGYRAQRQELLETLDFDLTAGASYVIVEARESGTVGVFDGNGKVDHTFLRDIVWAAQANAERLIWEAPQKDQQVGLIQALGSDVNLGNIACTDVLSVETLRRGLRGDTALIMEEGRSAPCE, encoded by the coding sequence ATGGTAGACTGTGAGCATCCGTTTTTGCCCCCAAGCTGGGCGAATCCGTCCGGGCGCATGCGCGAAAAGCCCCGCCAGAAGGGGCTGACCATGGTCATTGACAAAGGACTGGGACTTACTGCTTACTTCGATTTACTGGATCTGGCTTCTCCTTATATGGATATATACAAACTCGGCTTTGGCACGACTGCCCTCTATCCGCCAAAAGTGCTCCGGCAAAAGCTCGATGCCGCGAAGGCTCACGGACTGCACATCATGCCTGGCGGAACCTTTTTCGAGGTCGCCATCCGGCACAGCACGATCAAGGAGTACATGCAGCAAATTCGTTCGCTCGGATTTTCCGCTGTGGAAATTTCCGACGGCACCTTTCCCCTCCCTTTTGAAAAACGCAAGGAGGCGATTGCGCTGGGCGTGGACGCCGGGCTTGTCGTCTATACAGAGGTGGGCAAAAAGGCTGCCGGCTACCGCGCCCAGCGCCAGGAGCTGCTCGAAACGCTCGACTTTGACCTGACGGCCGGCGCCAGTTACGTCATCGTCGAAGCGCGGGAGAGCGGGACAGTCGGCGTCTTCGACGGAAACGGCAAGGTCGATCACACGTTTCTTCGGGACATTGTCTGGGCAGCGCAGGCCAACGCGGAGCGGCTCATCTGGGAAGCGCCACAAAAAGATCAGCAAGTGGGCTTGATTCAGGCTCTTGGCAGCGATGTCAACCTCGGCAACATCGCTTGCACGGACGTCTTGTCCGTCGAGACGCTGCGCCGGGGCCTGCGCGGGGATACGGCCCTGATTATGGAAGAGGGGAGGTCGGCTCCGTGCGAATAG
- the aroQ gene encoding type II 3-dehydroquinate dehydratase, whose product MTSVLLLNGPNLNLLGTREPEIYGKETLDDLVAKLSSVMDELGGKLAHCQSNHEGVLIDAIHQARGVHDGILINPGAFTHYSYAIRDALASVALPTIEIHISNIHAREEFRHHSVIAPVAIGQVVGLGMDGYEWALRALVRKIEKK is encoded by the coding sequence ATGACTTCCGTTCTGCTGTTGAACGGTCCCAATCTCAATTTGCTGGGAACGCGGGAGCCAGAAATTTACGGAAAGGAAACGCTGGACGATCTGGTAGCCAAGCTGTCTTCTGTCATGGACGAACTGGGCGGCAAACTTGCGCACTGCCAGTCCAATCACGAGGGAGTCCTGATTGATGCGATTCACCAGGCAAGAGGCGTTCACGACGGCATTTTGATTAACCCTGGCGCATTCACGCACTACAGCTATGCCATTCGCGATGCGCTCGCCAGTGTGGCGCTCCCGACGATTGAAATACATATTTCCAATATTCACGCGCGCGAGGAATTTCGCCATCACTCGGTCATTGCGCCCGTTGCGATCGGCCAGGTGGTCGGCTTGGGCATGGACGGATACGAGTGGGCGCTGCGGGCGCTCGTCCGCAAAATCGAAAAAAAATAA
- the spoIIIAE gene encoding stage III sporulation protein AE, with product MARTGKLILLWFALFFYLSPGMVDAAGAPAANPINQIVEEQVDHLHLERVEQYWQQLQREYKGYLPDLKSQGFIQILMQQEELTISGVLQGMGKFIFHEILMNGKLLSSIIIITVFAMILETMQNAFERNAVSTVAYSIAYLVLMVLAINSFHLAITYAKDAISSMTDFMLAMIPLVIALLASVGNLATATMFHPLIIFMINISGMMITYVVFPLLFLSAMLSIVSLFSERYKVTQLATLLRNIAMGVLGSFLTIFLAVISIQGATSAVADGVTLRTAKYITGNFIPIVGRMFSDAADTVLNASLLVKNAVGLAGVVILIILCAFPALKILVLALIYNVSSAVLQPLGNSPIISALGTIGKSLLFVFAALATVGLMFFLAITIIIAAGNISMMVR from the coding sequence GTGGCGCGTACTGGCAAATTGATCCTGTTATGGTTCGCACTCTTTTTCTATCTGTCGCCGGGAATGGTCGATGCAGCCGGGGCACCCGCAGCCAACCCGATCAACCAAATCGTCGAAGAGCAAGTCGATCACCTGCACCTGGAGCGTGTCGAGCAGTATTGGCAGCAGCTTCAGCGGGAGTACAAAGGCTACTTGCCGGACTTGAAATCCCAGGGCTTCATCCAGATTTTGATGCAGCAGGAGGAACTGACGATCTCTGGCGTCCTGCAAGGGATGGGCAAATTCATCTTCCACGAAATCTTGATGAACGGCAAACTGCTCAGCTCGATTATCATCATCACGGTGTTTGCCATGATCCTGGAGACGATGCAAAATGCTTTCGAACGAAACGCCGTTTCTACCGTGGCCTATTCCATCGCTTATCTCGTTTTGATGGTGTTGGCTATCAACAGCTTTCACCTCGCCATCACTTACGCCAAGGACGCGATCAGCAGCATGACGGATTTCATGCTCGCCATGATCCCGCTGGTCATCGCCCTCCTGGCTTCAGTGGGGAACCTCGCGACAGCGACCATGTTTCACCCGCTGATTATTTTCATGATTAACATCAGCGGCATGATGATTACGTACGTCGTGTTCCCGCTCCTGTTTCTCTCGGCGATGCTGTCGATTGTCAGCCTGTTTTCGGAACGCTACAAGGTCACGCAGCTTGCTACGCTGCTCCGAAATATCGCGATGGGCGTGCTCGGTTCCTTCCTGACGATTTTTCTCGCGGTCATCTCGATTCAGGGAGCCACCTCGGCTGTCGCAGACGGCGTCACCTTGCGGACTGCCAAATACATTACCGGCAACTTCATCCCGATCGTCGGACGCATGTTCTCCGATGCGGCCGATACGGTCTTAAACGCATCGCTTCTGGTCAAAAACGCAGTCGGCCTCGCTGGAGTGGTCATCCTCATCATCTTGTGCGCTTTCCCGGCTCTCAAGATACTGGTGCTCGCCCTGATCTACAACGTGTCATCCGCCGTGCTGCAGCCGCTCGGCAACAGCCCGATCATCAGCGCGCTCGGCACGATCGGAAAAAGTCTCCTGTTCGTCTTCGCCGCGCTGGCGACGGTGGGCTTGATGTTCTTTCTGGCTATTACCATCATCATTGCGGCAGGCAACATCTCCATGATGGTTCGGTAG
- a CDS encoding DUF441 domain-containing protein, which produces MMSGEVMLVILIVIGLIGRSPIIATAASILLVLKLTALERFFPTVERRGLELGLLFLTISVLVPFASEKISWKDVTPLFTTVVGFTALAGGAIATWMNGKGLDLLRTEPHMIIGLVIGSIIGIVFFRGIPVGPLMAAGITAFVLKLWEWFGGRWPQ; this is translated from the coding sequence ATGATGTCTGGAGAAGTGATGCTTGTCATCCTGATCGTCATAGGGTTAATTGGCCGTTCACCGATTATCGCGACGGCAGCGAGCATTCTTTTGGTGCTGAAGCTGACGGCCCTGGAGCGCTTTTTCCCCACGGTCGAGCGTCGCGGCCTGGAACTTGGCCTGCTTTTTTTGACGATTTCCGTACTGGTCCCGTTTGCCAGCGAAAAAATATCGTGGAAAGATGTCACGCCGCTGTTTACGACAGTCGTCGGTTTCACAGCACTCGCAGGTGGCGCGATTGCCACCTGGATGAACGGCAAGGGGCTTGACCTGTTGCGCACCGAGCCGCACATGATTATCGGCCTCGTCATCGGGTCGATCATTGGCATCGTGTTTTTTCGCGGCATTCCCGTCGGCCCCCTCATGGCGGCAGGCATTACCGCTTTCGTGCTGAAGCTGTGGGAATGGTTTGGCGGGCGCTGGCCCCAATAA
- a CDS encoding CD1247 N-terminal domain-containing protein, producing MIEAMANRIAYLRGLADGLDVGEKSAEGKIMAEMIEIMDEVCAQFRELHARVEEAEDYVEALDEDLEDVELYLFEEDDDLYETIEDDDIEYATCYDLDDDEDAYLYEADGDAYLAGGYEFSCPHCQKEIHLREGHDEEGYTHYVIEQSSGEREYQPINPT from the coding sequence ATGATCGAAGCGATGGCGAATCGAATCGCCTATTTGCGTGGACTGGCTGACGGCCTGGATGTGGGCGAAAAGAGTGCGGAAGGCAAAATCATGGCAGAGATGATCGAGATCATGGACGAGGTGTGCGCCCAGTTCCGCGAGCTGCACGCCCGCGTGGAAGAGGCGGAGGATTATGTCGAGGCGCTGGACGAAGACCTCGAAGATGTGGAACTCTATCTTTTCGAAGAGGACGACGACTTGTACGAAACGATAGAAGACGACGACATAGAGTACGCCACCTGCTACGACCTCGACGATGACGAGGACGCGTATTTGTACGAAGCAGATGGCGACGCATATCTGGCGGGCGGCTACGAATTTTCCTGCCCGCACTGCCAAAAAGAGATTCACTTGCGAGAGGGCCATGATGAGGAAGGCTACACCCACTACGTCATCGAGCAGTCTTCTGGCGAGCGTGAATACCAGCCGATCAACCCTACGTAA
- the spoIIIAC gene encoding stage III sporulation protein AC — translation MDFDLTPVFQIGAVGFITAILHTVLKQAGKEDIAHWATLVGFIIVLYMVSHYLGDLFSEVKRVFLFN, via the coding sequence GTGGATTTTGATTTGACACCTGTTTTCCAGATCGGAGCGGTAGGGTTCATCACAGCGATCTTGCACACGGTCCTCAAACAGGCGGGAAAGGAAGATATTGCGCACTGGGCGACACTGGTCGGATTCATCATCGTCCTGTACATGGTGTCCCACTACCTCGGCGACCTGTTTTCTGAGGTGAAACGCGTCTTCCTGTTCAACTGA
- the spoIIIAA gene encoding stage III sporulation protein AA — protein MREIMAILPEAIRSILTALPSAVKEHLEEIRLRQNQPLEVRFGQQSSYVTPTGQLTSTASKGWIFSAEHAVKLLNQVSQHSLYALEEELKRGYITVVGGHRIGIAGKVVLDKGDVKGIRDITSFNIRIAREKKGAAQKVMPYLFEGGKVLSTLVISPPQCGKTTLLRDMARSLSYGSEWSSSRKVGIVDERSELAGCLQGVPQRDVGPRTDVLDACPKAAGMMMLIRSMSPDVLIVDEVGRAEDGDAVWEAIHAGVAVICSAHGADIQEVARRPMLGNLVRHGVFARYIVLSRAKGVGTIQAIYDQSMKPLEKEKVAWSS, from the coding sequence GTGAGAGAGATCATGGCGATCTTGCCGGAAGCCATACGCTCGATTTTGACTGCTCTTCCCTCCGCAGTCAAAGAGCATTTGGAAGAGATACGGCTTCGGCAAAATCAGCCGTTGGAAGTGCGCTTTGGCCAGCAATCCAGCTATGTGACGCCGACAGGCCAGCTTACCTCCACCGCGAGTAAAGGATGGATTTTTTCCGCAGAGCACGCAGTCAAGCTGTTGAATCAGGTCAGCCAGCATTCTTTGTACGCGCTGGAGGAAGAGCTGAAGCGGGGCTACATTACAGTCGTAGGCGGCCATCGCATCGGCATCGCAGGAAAAGTGGTGCTGGACAAAGGGGATGTCAAAGGCATCAGGGATATCACCAGCTTCAATATCCGGATTGCCCGGGAGAAAAAAGGGGCTGCGCAAAAAGTAATGCCCTATTTGTTTGAAGGCGGCAAAGTGCTGAGTACGCTGGTGATCTCTCCGCCGCAATGCGGGAAGACGACGCTTTTGCGCGATATGGCCCGCTCCCTCAGCTACGGGAGTGAATGGTCGTCCAGTCGCAAGGTAGGGATTGTGGACGAGCGTTCCGAGCTGGCCGGGTGTCTCCAGGGAGTGCCGCAGCGAGATGTCGGCCCCAGGACAGATGTGCTGGACGCTTGCCCGAAAGCCGCAGGGATGATGATGCTGATTCGCTCCATGTCTCCCGATGTGCTGATCGTGGACGAGGTGGGGCGGGCGGAGGACGGGGATGCCGTCTGGGAAGCGATTCATGCCGGAGTCGCGGTCATCTGCTCCGCGCATGGCGCCGACATCCAGGAGGTGGCCCGGCGCCCGATGCTCGGCAACCTGGTGCGACACGGCGTGTTTGCCCGCTATATCGTGCTTAGCCGGGCGAAAGGCGTGGGCACGATCCAGGCGATCTACGACCAAAGCATGAAGCCGCTCGAAAAGGAGAAGGTCGCATGGTCAAGCTGA
- the spoIIIAD gene encoding stage III sporulation protein AD, with protein MEIVQIVGLGLVATILALVIKEQKPMFAFLLAIASGVIIFYFLVGKIAEVIRILERLAVQADLNLVFLETILKIIGIAYIAEFGAQMTRDAGQGAIASKIELAGKVLILVMAVPIIQIIIETVIDLLPA; from the coding sequence ATGGAAATCGTACAAATCGTTGGACTTGGACTGGTCGCAACCATACTTGCCCTGGTGATTAAAGAACAAAAGCCGATGTTCGCTTTTCTTTTGGCGATTGCGAGCGGCGTCATCATTTTCTACTTCCTGGTAGGAAAAATCGCCGAAGTCATTCGCATTCTGGAAAGGCTGGCGGTCCAGGCAGATTTGAACCTCGTGTTTCTGGAAACGATTTTAAAAATTATCGGAATTGCCTACATCGCAGAATTTGGGGCGCAAATGACCCGCGATGCCGGACAAGGGGCGATTGCCTCCAAAATCGAGTTGGCGGGAAAAGTGCTGATCCTGGTCATGGCCGTGCCGATTATCCAAATCATCATCGAAACAGTGATCGACTTGCTGCCGGCGTAA
- a CDS encoding M24 family metallopeptidase, producing the protein MKQRLDKLREALAQVGANAFITEKAENRFYLSGFTGSTGWVVVTETEAFLVTDFRYVEQAQEQAPDFTVVNNERKAVEAIAKLLQEKGVKRLAFESSISFGTYQEWSKGFDGVELVPTSGLLEKIRMFKDEAEMVIIREAVGIAEAAFAHIQGYIRPGVREVDVALELEYFMRKQGATGSAFDMIVASGVRGALPHGRASEKVIEAGEMVTLDFGAAYKGYNSDITRTLAVGEPSAKMKEIYDIVLRAQLAGLEALKPGVTAKAADAATRDIITAAGYGEAYGHSAGHGLGIEVHELPGLSTASTFVLEPGMLVTMEPGIYITGLGGVRIEDDVLITADGHENLNKSTKELLILPV; encoded by the coding sequence ATGAAACAACGTTTGGATAAATTGCGTGAAGCGCTTGCCCAAGTGGGAGCGAATGCGTTCATTACGGAAAAAGCGGAAAACCGCTTCTATCTGAGCGGCTTTACCGGCTCGACCGGCTGGGTGGTTGTCACCGAAACAGAAGCGTTCCTCGTTACAGACTTCCGCTACGTGGAGCAAGCGCAGGAGCAGGCGCCGGATTTTACGGTCGTCAACAACGAGCGCAAAGCCGTCGAGGCGATCGCCAAGCTGCTGCAGGAAAAAGGCGTCAAGCGACTGGCGTTCGAAAGCAGCATCTCCTTCGGCACGTATCAGGAGTGGAGCAAAGGCTTTGACGGCGTAGAGCTCGTCCCGACAAGCGGCCTGCTGGAAAAAATCCGCATGTTCAAAGACGAGGCGGAAATGGTCATCATCCGCGAAGCGGTGGGAATTGCCGAAGCGGCTTTTGCGCATATTCAAGGATATATCCGCCCAGGCGTGCGCGAGGTGGACGTCGCGCTGGAGCTGGAGTATTTCATGCGCAAGCAGGGCGCGACAGGCTCTGCCTTTGACATGATCGTGGCGTCCGGCGTGCGCGGTGCGCTGCCGCATGGACGAGCCAGCGAAAAAGTGATCGAGGCAGGCGAAATGGTCACGCTCGATTTCGGAGCTGCCTACAAAGGCTACAACTCGGACATTACCCGCACACTCGCTGTCGGAGAGCCGAGCGCGAAAATGAAAGAGATTTACGACATCGTGCTGCGGGCGCAACTGGCAGGTCTGGAAGCGCTGAAGCCAGGCGTGACGGCAAAAGCAGCGGATGCCGCAACGAGAGACATCATCACGGCGGCAGGCTACGGCGAAGCGTACGGACACAGCGCGGGTCACGGCCTTGGCATCGAAGTGCATGAGCTGCCAGGTCTGTCTACCGCAAGCACGTTCGTACTGGAGCCAGGCATGCTCGTGACGATGGAGCCGGGCATTTACATTACCGGACTGGGCGGCGTGCGCATCGAGGACGACGTGCTGATTACCGCAGACGGGCATGAGAACCTCAACAAGTCTACGAAAGAGTTGCTCATTTTGCCCGTGTAA